The Triticum aestivum cultivar Chinese Spring chromosome 5A, IWGSC CS RefSeq v2.1, whole genome shotgun sequence genomic sequence GCCTGATGAATCAGCTAAAGGACATATCTGTATCATTTTAAGTTCTTAACCTTGGACAAAATATCATGACTATGGTTCACATTGTTTGTTTGCTGGGTTAACAACCTTTGTACCGATAGGACGTGGCCAGGTGGATTGCGATTGGTTTCCTAATTCCTATCAATTAATTTGCTCACGGAACTAGAATAGCTGGTTCCTTAAGATGCGGCCGATTTACTCGCTGTGAGAAAAGATATCTTGGAAGCCTGTATCTAGTTGAAACCTTGTGCGCCCTTGATTCCTTTCAAATATGTCTTGCTATTAATTTGTTTTTTTTGGGCCTACCATGCTGCAATGTGATGCTCAGGCAATTGATTTACATCATGTAAATGCTTATTGATCCATGCAGTTGGGCGTACGTTGATGGGAAGCGTTGGAAACAATCTGTATGGGGGTATCAATTCGTCTGCTGAAACAGTGACAAGACCATCTCACTGTGACGCTATCAGCCAGGTACTACTGCTCTGTTCAAGTGTATATGTTTCATTTATCTCAACACATCCTCAAACTTTCTTCTCTTCTGATATTTTTCGTTAGCCAGAGAATTAAGACAGTATTCCTGTAAGAGATTTGTCAGCTTCTTATAGTGTGTTAGCGACTCAAAAGTTCCAAAGTGTCGACTGTTTGTCCCCCAATGACATACATGGCCCAGCTTGGTATTTAATTATGAAGTCGTTTGCTTGATATAGTTCAATAGCTTGTGTTTATAGTTGCTGTCAAGATCTGTGTCTTTCTGTCGATGCCAGCAATGCCATAAGGATTATAAACTAGATTCCTTTGACATACTGGACTCCATTTTCCATGGTTTCATTTATGAGGCAGTATTTTATTTACTCTTCAGTCTTCATGagcatttttcttattattttcgGTTTTCTCAGAACCATCATAGAGATTAAGTGAATTACTTTTCTGaaaaaaagaaagagaaccgtgTGACCTCGTGTGTGGTGCAAAAGCAATCAGTATTATTGCTAGAGTATGTAGTTCTCTTGAAGTGCTTCTTGCTTTAAGCATGTATGCTTTCCAAGAGGTGAACTGTGTCCTCGTTCTGGTTTCAGCAAATCAGGACATTCATCCAGATGAGAACCAACCTCAAGGTGGTAGACAACTCTGGAGCCAAGCGGGTCATGTGCATACAGTCCTTGAGGGGGAAGAAAGGAGCTAGGCTTGGGGACATGATAATTGGTTCTGTGAAGGAAGCGCAACCTCGCGGCAAGGTCAAGAAAGGTGATGTGGTCTACGGTGTGGTTGTCCGTGCCGCTATGAAGAAAGGACGCAGTGACGGCAGCGAGGTCCAGTTTGATGACAACGCTATCGTCATCGTGAACAACAAAGGCGAGCTGATTGGCACTCGCGTCTTCGGTCCTGTTCCTCATGAGCTCAGGAAGAAGAAGCATCTCAAGATCTTGGCGTTGGCTGAACACATAGTTTGAGACCTTACCCTGCTTAGTCATATCTCTTTTATTTCCACATGGAGCGGAATTAACATTGCTCCAGAGATATTTTGGTTGCCCCTGCTGCCATTCCACCTTTCCTTTGGTAATTTGTGTTTGGAAGAATGATGTACCCTAAAAGGAGAATGTGTACCAAACTATAGGGAGCCCTCGGCAGATCAAGTTTTGTAGCACATTTAATCTGAATGTTTTGCTGCAACGGCGAAAATATGTTCCTTATTTGCTCTGTTTTACCTGGATCATCACGCGCTGCCTGTAATTTTCTGCTTATTGATTTAGTACATTTACAGAGTGTCCTATCATTACATTCCTGGAACATGAGGAGGACAGACTTCCATTTTCACAACATATAACATTTGCTCCCTGCTTCACGATATATTTCTTGAATCCAATTTTAGCAGATATTAGGTCCTCACTTGTCACCTTTTTCAGCCGTTGTGTCATTCGGTGTCTATCATCTTTCCCGATGAACTaaaatgtcgagcaattgatgtgCAGCCGTGATCGGCACATAACTGTATCATCTTTAACCTTGGACAAAAAAACCATCACAACATGATCATGGAGGATGAGGGTGAATATGCTGCCGGAGATCTgaaatttgagaacatgggtgatcctatccaacCTGCAAATCAGAATCTGGCCATATTTGATGATTTGTCCAAATACACCAACAAATTCAGCATCGACCAACTCATGAGCGGCTTAAGGAGATGATAGTGTGTTCATTTGGAGTTGGACTGTATTTGTCCAAATACATTACAATTCGAGGAATTGTAATGTATTTGGACAAACACAGTTCATATGAGCAACTCAATCAGATGCCGAATTTGCTGGTggagttggagatgccctaacacaaTTCATAGTGAATCTGTTTGTCTTCACAGTTGAACCAGCGAACGAACTAGTGGTCCAACTGAGCCGAGACGCTCACCGGTTCGGTCAGGTCCGCTCCTCCTAACCACGAGCTAGAGGCGGTGTCTTGCCTGACCCGTCTCGCCCATACGATCCTGTCCATCCATTTCGATCGGGCGGCCACCCTCTGACTAAAAGAACCCCAACTGTCGAAGATATCCCCAACACCTTGAATCGTTTGGCCTATGACTTTATTTATAGAGTAGGACGGAAGCCTGTATTAAGAAAGTAAGACAAAATTCAATGACAAAGCCATAGTCACCACGTGGTCCGACTAGCACTCGTCTCTTTGGCCAAGTTCCCCATGAGCTCAAGACGAAGAAGCATATGAAGATCTTTGTGTTGGCTGAGCACATTGTTTGCGACATCATCATGCTTAGTCATATCTCACAATTATTTCCCTGGAACGGAACAAAAATGTTGGGTCATTTGTCATTTCCAAGATTGCTCCGAGGAAGTTTTGGTTGCCCTTTTGTTGTTAATGTATTTCCCTTTTGCTTCTGTAATTTGTTATTGGATGGATGCACTCTAACAAGAGAATATGTACCCCGACAAAATTGAAATTTGTATCGCATTTAATGTGAATGTTTTGTTGGAATGGAGGAAATATATTCCTTATTTGCTCTCTTTTACCTGGATCATCATGATGTGATGTCTGTAATTTTCTGGCCACACAATGCTGAGTTCATATCTGAGTTCATACATTTACATGATATCCTATCATTACCTTCTGGATACATGCAGAGGATATTTTCGAAACCCAATTTTAGAAGATATTAGATTCTCCCTTTGCGCCTTAACCGCATTGAAAGATTTTGGGAGGGAGGCATGCAGAATTGTAGAGAGTTTCTTGCCAACTTTGGTTGGTCAGGATTAGGCTTTTCCCTCCTATAACTAAGGGTATCCGTTGGAGTATTCATCTCGTTTCTCTCCTCTCATTTCCGCTCTCTCCTCATTGATGGCTACACAATCTTGTGGGTAAGCAAGACAAGAATTTGATTGGGGTGGCGGTGAGCGATTTGGCCCCATGGATCCGGAGGTGTGGACGCCGCGATCGGGAGGGCGGTCGAAGCCGACAAGCCGGAGCAGCAGCACCGGGAGCGGTGGGAGCCCAGGGTGTGGGAGCAACATCGAGTACACGAGCCTACGCGACATGATGTTGgaaggaggcggtggcggtggcggcggcggggagaacCATGGCAGTGGCGGCTGTGCGTTCCGCGCGGGGAGCTGGAGGGACTGCAACAACGACAATATCCATGAGTTCGACGCATCCAACATCGGTATCCGAAACCAGCTGCTGAAGCACGCGGCCTCAGCGTACCTACAGTCGGCGGTGGTGgtgggtggcagcggcggcggggcgcgtGAGGGCCAGGGGTGCTGCCTGGTACGCCTTTGGCACCGCATTAGCGGCGGGCGTGGGCGCGGGCATGTGCTAGAGGAGGCGTGCTCATGGCAGGGGTGCGTCGATGACCCCGCCGAGATCTGCGCCGCTTTCGTCACCCAGTCCGCTCGTCGTGTCGCCGCCTTCTTCGCGGGCATATGGACCTAGCTTAGCTAGTCATAGCATCGGCAGCCATCGGTAGGCCATTTATTGGTTGTGGTGCTTCAAtcattgttattgttgttgttgttgttgttgtatctaTATTGTGAGGTATATGCTGGCCTGGCTAAGGGGTTCTCTTGCCATGCTTGTTTAGTCAGAATCTTCAATAGTATTATGTCAAGCATATCTTTGGAGTCGTCGCAACAGTGCTTTGTGATATGAGGAACGGGTAGCAGACATTTGTTGTTGAATACTAGTCGTTGCATAAAGAGAGATGGCCACTGAAAATCTCACATGCTTCTTTCGTTCATAGGGGAAAATGGAGGGAACATGTAGAAATAGAAAAGTTTCTTTTGGCAACATTATTCATCGATGTAATTTACAGGAATGgggcaaaaataaaaaaatagagaaaaaatgTTTGATCTTAGGGCCTGTTCGGCAACTCCCCAGCTCCTGGCTTTGCCGAACCCGCTGGTGGAGCTGGGCGGAACGGTTGGACTCCGCGAAGCTAGCTTCCAAGATCTGGGGCTGGTCGTAGTACAAAAACCTGGAGCTGGTGTTTCGCCGATCTCAGAAATTGGAAAACGAGGAGTTCAGGCTATTTATGGAGAGTTGCCACCGCCAAGTCAAAGAAAACGATTCGTTCGAGTGGAAAACAGAAGGAGCTTGTCGCTTCCCTCCCTACCAGGCTGGAATGGAGCTTAATGGGCTAGGCAGCTAGCGGCCCAAGACTAGCGATTGGGATTCATGGAGTTCGGTTGCCGAACAGTTTTTCCGATCTGAGATTTTTGTCAAGAAGCTGGAAGCTAGATCGAGAAGCCGGATTTGAGGATTTACTGGAGTTGGGCAGTTGCCGAACAGGCCCTTAGTATCAAAGGAAAAACACAACAAAAAAAATTACAACTCATCCTACCTCCTTTTAGATTTCCTACACAAGAACGGAAATGGGGTCTTCAACGACTTAAACGTAACAACATCTTAATTATACTTTGCATGTGGATTTTAACTTGATCATGTTATTAGGATTCCGGTGTTTTTCTGTTACTATGAACTTAAACACTTATGTTTTCAAAATTTATGTTTCTCTATTCCGGCGTTTGTAATTTTCTATGTGTACCATTTCTTTGTTTTGCAGATATAGTACTATCATACTTCACTGTTTTTTCCTGTTCCTCTGTTTTAAAAATACTGTGAACTAAAGAGTTGCTTAATAATACTTTGAAATGTATAGGATCGTAAAACTATACTCCACATGAACAACAAAGGAGTAGAGTGCAAAATAATGCTTTGAAGGAATAGTTTTAAGGATCCTAATCATTAAAAACTATGCGGGAAAAACCGCTAATTGTAACGACTATGGATGCGGAGGTGTGGACGCCGTGGTCGGATGGGCAGTCAAAGACGACGAGTCGGAGCAGTAGCATTGGGAGCACGGGGAGCATGAGCGACATCAAACACACGAATCTCTGTGTAATGAAGTTGGAAGTAGGCGGTGGCAGCGAGAACGACGACGATGGGGGAGTTGGCAGGAGTGCAACACTACAACATCGATAGTATTCATCAATTCGACACGTCCAACATCGGCATCCGGTACCAACGGCTGAAGCATGTGGCCTCGGCATTCCTACAATCAGCGATAGTGGCTGCCGGAGCTCCANNNNNNNNNNNNNNNNNNNNNNNNNNNNNNNNNNNNNNNNNNNNNNNNNNNNNNNNNNNNNNNNNNNNNNNNNNNNNNNNNNNNNNNNNNNNNNNNNNNNNNNNNNNNNNNNNNNNNNNNNNNNNNNNNNNNNNNNNNNNNNNNNNNNNNNNNNNNNNNNNNNNNNNNNNNNNNNNNNNNNNNNNNNNNNNNNNNNNNNNNNNNNNNNNNNNNNNNNNNNNNNNNgagcttgtggctcctgggtgacccccctctggtatcttttttcaccagtattttttatatatttcataaAAAATTTCCGTAAATTTTCAGATCAATCCGAGAATTTTGATTTCAACACCATGACaactctgctgaaaacaacgtcagtccgggttagtttcattcaaattatacaaattagagtcgaaaacaaagacaaagagtttgaaaaagtagatacgacggagacgtatcagtggcagcGACGTTTGAGAGGGCCAGGGGTGCTACCTCGTGCGGGTGTTTTCGACTGAGCTCACAGTATGCTTCGGATGAGTATGTCCACACGACATCCACCTCTACGCCATCGCCTTTGCCGTCCTCCATTCGAGCTGCTCTTCGTGGCCCGCTCTGtatggctgcgatgcaagaggagtttgatgtCATGCAGCTTGTTCCCCGCCCCCGGCACGCTAACGTGATTATCGGGAAGTGGGCCTTCAAACACAAACTCCGTCCCGATGGTACCCTTGACCGTTATAAAGCGCGCTGGGTTGTTTGTGGCTTTCAGCAGCGTGCTGGCGTCGATTTCACTGACACTTTCGCTCTGGTGGTTAAGCCCCGGATGATccgcacggttctccaccttgcggcCTCTCACGcctggccggtgcaccagatggacgtctccaacgccttccttcaCGGTCatctcgaggagcaggtcttctgtcaGCAACCCACGAGGTTCATTGATCCGACACATCCCGACCATGTGTGtctgctttcgcggtccttgtatgggctcaagcaggcccctcgcgcctggtaccagcgcatcgcggcgtttcttcaccagcttgggttccgctctacccgcTCCGATGCGTTGCTATTTGTCTATCATCGGGGCTCCGACACTCCATATCTGCTCCTCTACGTCGATGATATCATCCTGACGGCATGCACGACTGGCCTCCTCAGTCAGCTCACTGatcgtcttcgcgctgagttcgccatcaaggacttgggtcctttgcactacttcctcggtgttgagGTGGTACGCCGTttggatggcttcttccttcaccagcggaagtacgctcatgagcttcTTGACCATGCTGGCATGCTTAATTGCAAGGCCGCCGTCACGcctgttgacacgaaggccaagctttctaccatggatggttctcctgcttcggatgctgTTTTTTACCGGTCCATCGTTGGGGCTCTTCAGTACCTCACCCTCACTCGACCGGAGCTCCAGTACGCAGTTCAGCATGTGTGCCTTCATATGCATGCACCTCGGGACATTCATTGGGACACTGTGAAGCGGATTATCCGCTATAtttgtggcactatggatcttggcatCACGTTGCACGCCTCCACCCACACCGTCCTCACCGCATACTCCGATGctgactgggccggctgccccgacacccATCGCTCCACTTCGGGCTACTGTGTCTTCGTTGGACCATCacttatctcgtggtcgtccaagcggcagcctacggtctccAGTTCCAGcgctgaggctgagtatcgcgtTGTGGCCAATGTCGTCGTCGAGTGCTCCTGGCttcgtcagctgctccaggagttttCGTGTCCTGTCGACAGGGTaacggtggtctactgcgacaacgtctcggccgtctacctctccgccaacccagtTCATCATCGTCGTACCAAGCACATTGAGttagatattcattttgttcgggatcaggtggctcttggccatattcgtgttctACACGTTCCTACATCccaacaatttgcagatatcatAACCAAGGGCTTGCCTACTACGTCATTCGAGaagttccggtccagtctttgtgTCAGCAATGGCGCCGCTTCgactgggggaggggggggggttgagtatatgtgttatgtgcatattgtgtatcgGGCCCACCTCCTAGTTCTTTGTATAGTCGAGGTCGTGGTCCACCGTTGTTCATCATATATACGTGCGATTGCACCCGATCAATATATCGTGCAATTCCATCATTATACAGCTGTGCCTGGAGCAGGGTATGCCAAGCCTGAAAATTGAAACCAATAACTCCATGATTCTAATACTTGCAGTGTTATCCCATTGTCCGCTGTGCAGCCACATTATTGGGTCAGCTATCTCCAGGGTCCTATCTTGAAGTGCATCCTCAACAAACTTATGAAGATCCAATGAATCTTTGAACATGCCTTCTGTTGGGCTCCTTCCAGTAAACACCGCAAGCAGCAATATGCCAAGGCTATAAATATCACCAGCTGTAGAGACCTCAGAGCCTTCTCCATACTCTGCAATTATGCAAAGTCTTGTGGTTAGCATGCCTTGATTGACCAAGGTTAAACATCCCGCCTCAAAACTCCTCGAATACCTTGATTGAACAAGAAGTAATGATCTTAATGAGACAACGCTCGAACGATTACTAATTGAATTGATACGTAATTTTATTATTATGTAGGATCATgtcttgtactccctccggtcctttttactccgcacattagctttgt encodes the following:
- the LOC123102118 gene encoding 50S ribosomal protein HLP, mitochondrial, which encodes MAAFLRSKCSSVGRTLMGSVGNNLYGGINSSAETVTRPSHCDAISQQIRTFIQMRTNLKVVDNSGAKRVMCIQSLRGKKGARLGDMIIGSVKEAQPRGKVKKGDVVYGVVVRAAMKKGRSDGSEVQFDDNAIVIVNNKGELIGTRVFGPVPHELRKKKHLKILALAEHIV